A stretch of Metabacillus sp. FJAT-52054 DNA encodes these proteins:
- a CDS encoding MerR family transcriptional regulator produces MPYSMKYLVDHLNVTANTLRYYEKEGILKNISRDSKGHRIYDGKNIETLDFIRTLRLTGMPISKIKEYLDLYEFGDDTISQRKEMMMRHKLVVQNKINEDLKHLEAISYKVAMYEIIEKGYRQNPPRHND; encoded by the coding sequence ATGCCATATTCCATGAAATATCTCGTAGATCACCTAAATGTAACTGCGAATACCCTTAGATACTATGAAAAAGAAGGAATATTGAAAAATATTTCTCGTGATTCCAAGGGACACAGGATATATGACGGAAAAAATATTGAGACACTAGATTTTATCCGCACCTTAAGATTGACTGGAATGCCCATTTCCAAAATTAAGGAGTATCTTGATTTATACGAATTTGGAGATGATACAATATCACAACGTAAGGAAATGATGATGAGGCACAAATTAGTGGTGCAGAATAAGATTAATGAAGATCTCAAGCACTTAGAAGCTATAAGTTACAAAGTAGCTATGTATGAAATTATAGAAAAAGGATACAGACAGAATCCTCCACGACACAATGATTGA
- a CDS encoding DUF2089 domain-containing protein, producing the protein MAYEVITNCPVCSETLKITRLQCSHCSTTIENDFELSKLASLSKDQLHFVEVFLTCRGNIKEVEKELKISYPTVRGKLSDIISSLGYAEKKKNEADEKKIVTMLENGEITPEEAIKLLKDE; encoded by the coding sequence ATGGCTTATGAAGTAATCACGAACTGCCCTGTCTGCAGTGAAACACTGAAGATTACCAGGCTGCAGTGCAGTCATTGCAGCACGACGATTGAAAATGATTTTGAATTATCCAAACTGGCTTCTCTATCAAAGGATCAGCTTCATTTTGTCGAAGTTTTTCTAACATGCAGAGGAAATATTAAAGAGGTTGAAAAGGAATTAAAGATTTCGTATCCGACCGTTCGCGGCAAACTGTCAGACATCATTTCTTCCCTCGGCTATGCGGAAAAGAAGAAAAATGAAGCGGACGAAAAGAAGATTGTCACGATGCTTGAAAATGGCGAGATCACACCTGAGGAAGCCATTAAGCTGCTAAAAGATGAATAA
- a CDS encoding glycosyltransferase — MNILFLESHPMWIYGLPNGFKDAGHTAIISGPISIETISPMIEAVKPDLIVSMGWTEEHWEAKQLWIRSAVKKANIPLVYWATEDPLHTKNFTLPLISRMKPDLVFTVTPSLIKTYEELGIKAAHLDFGYHDSIHHQIPPLSNYRSDIAVVANAYPKFIKNQPNGYRASSLQTLIAPLLQKGIRIDFWGKDWEHMEKYLGNKIPDDWIHGYVDYRDAHKIYSSAKIVIGLQNCEDQLTQRTYEILGSGGLLLTNDTPAVRGKFTPDRDLIVSASPAETVQKVESYLANPMGRELVRTSGRNSVKLNSYQQRAEEMLFHVTNRGILKDTPKSPEGGRWINYETSSIHLVMPGETLIGISSKYSIPFMQIMSMNGLTSDKIYTGQILKIKEKNPALIPRALNSWLKIVNELL; from the coding sequence ATAAACATTCTCTTTCTTGAAAGTCACCCGATGTGGATTTATGGCCTGCCGAATGGATTCAAGGACGCAGGTCATACGGCTATCATTTCCGGACCTATTAGTATTGAAACGATTTCACCGATGATAGAAGCGGTGAAACCTGATCTTATTGTATCGATGGGCTGGACGGAGGAGCACTGGGAGGCAAAGCAGCTATGGATTCGAAGTGCTGTGAAAAAGGCTAATATCCCCCTTGTATATTGGGCAACAGAGGATCCTCTCCATACAAAGAATTTCACACTGCCGCTAATCAGCAGAATGAAGCCCGATCTTGTTTTTACCGTTACTCCATCTTTAATAAAAACGTATGAGGAGCTAGGGATAAAGGCTGCTCACCTGGACTTTGGCTATCATGACAGCATTCATCATCAGATTCCGCCTCTATCAAACTACCGCAGTGACATTGCAGTGGTGGCGAATGCCTATCCAAAATTCATTAAAAATCAGCCGAATGGATACCGTGCCTCTTCCTTGCAAACGCTGATTGCGCCTTTACTGCAAAAAGGGATTCGTATTGACTTCTGGGGGAAAGACTGGGAGCATATGGAGAAATATTTAGGAAACAAGATTCCTGATGATTGGATTCATGGATATGTAGATTATCGGGATGCCCATAAAATTTACAGTTCCGCAAAAATCGTCATTGGTCTGCAAAACTGCGAAGATCAGCTTACACAGCGCACCTATGAAATTCTTGGATCAGGGGGATTGCTGCTAACCAATGACACACCTGCAGTAAGGGGAAAGTTTACACCTGATCGAGACTTGATCGTTTCAGCCTCCCCCGCGGAAACCGTTCAAAAGGTTGAATCCTATTTAGCGAACCCGATGGGAAGGGAACTGGTTCGAACTAGCGGGCGGAACTCTGTCAAACTAAATTCGTACCAGCAGCGGGCGGAGGAAATGCTGTTCCATGTAACAAACAGAGGAATTCTGAAGGACACACCAAAATCACCAGAAGGCGGAAGATGGATTAACTATGAAACCTCCAGTATTCATCTCGTAATGCCGGGTGAAACCTTAATCGGAATTTCAAGCAAGTATAGCATTCCCTTCATGCAGATTATGAGTATGAACGGCTTAACTTCGGACAAGATTTATACCGGACAAATTCTTAAAATTAAAGAGAAAAATCCAGCTCTTATTCCCCGTGCGCTGAATTCGTGGTTGAAGATTGTGAATGAACTTTTATAG
- a CDS encoding Fic family protein, with the protein MEQLMIWYEQAQIENLHPIARAAMLHAIFVGIHPFIDGNGRTSRLLLNLELMKDGFPPIVIKMENRLAYYEALDKAHMKKEYDDFIELVAIEAEDSLNLYLSAINQ; encoded by the coding sequence ATGGAGCAGCTGATGATCTGGTACGAACAGGCACAAATAGAAAACTTGCATCCGATTGCCCGGGCAGCCATGCTGCATGCTATTTTTGTTGGAATTCATCCATTTATCGATGGAAACGGCAGGACATCGAGGCTGCTGTTAAATCTGGAACTGATGAAAGACGGCTTTCCGCCAATTGTGATTAAGATGGAGAATCGCTTGGCTTATTATGAAGCATTGGATAAAGCGCATATGAAGAAAGAGTATGATGATTTTATTGAGTTGGTGGCTATAGAAGCAGAGGACTCGCTGAATCTTTATTTGAGTGCAATAAACCAATAA
- a CDS encoding pyridoxamine 5'-phosphate oxidase family protein, with protein sequence MSNETSENEKTLKKIKELIKDEKVAMLTTISPEGRLMSRPMHTQEVRMEQEEIWFITKKDTEKYREIQNNPAVNLAYAGSSYVSISGTAECVQDEEKKKEYMNFVVEKVLNTSAEDEDVVLIKVTPEIAEYWESGFNFKTVKEFVKKMTGRNSMEDGSDLKDTVNFSENRK encoded by the coding sequence ATGTCTAACGAAACATCAGAAAACGAGAAAACTCTTAAAAAAATTAAAGAACTGATCAAAGATGAGAAGGTAGCGATGCTGACGACCATTTCCCCGGAGGGCAGGCTGATGTCACGGCCAATGCATACGCAGGAAGTCAGGATGGAGCAGGAAGAGATTTGGTTTATCACCAAAAAAGATACAGAGAAGTACAGGGAGATTCAAAATAACCCCGCTGTTAACCTCGCCTACGCAGGCAGTTCATACGTCTCAATCAGCGGGACGGCTGAGTGTGTCCAGGATGAAGAAAAGAAGAAGGAGTACATGAATTTTGTGGTTGAAAAAGTATTGAATACGTCTGCAGAAGACGAGGATGTCGTTCTGATTAAGGTGACTCCTGAAATCGCTGAATACTGGGAGTCCGGCTTCAACTTTAAAACGGTTAAAGAATTTGTGAAAAAGATGACCGGCAGAAATTCAATGGAAGACGGCAGTGATTTGAAAGACACTGTTAACTTTAGCGAAAACAGGAAATAG
- a CDS encoding helix-turn-helix domain-containing protein translates to MTLKKLTEEEIFLKVYKSFYTSGLASKIGKELGRGKVNTLLAIASYMDDKGICFPTQEQLADRTGTTIGTINRDVNELLDFRIDGKPILIRRKHKTNAGHRNSIYRVMPISQLSIFDREIEPIQKPLIEKDKEASEREAALADLLAEL, encoded by the coding sequence ATGACACTCAAGAAGTTAACAGAGGAAGAAATCTTTCTAAAGGTCTATAAATCTTTCTATACTAGTGGATTAGCGTCAAAAATTGGGAAGGAGTTGGGGCGGGGGAAAGTAAACACGCTACTTGCTATTGCTTCCTATATGGACGATAAAGGGATATGTTTTCCTACTCAGGAACAATTAGCAGACAGAACGGGGACTACGATAGGAACTATTAACCGGGATGTTAACGAACTATTGGATTTCAGGATAGATGGTAAACCAATTCTTATACGTCGTAAGCACAAAACTAACGCTGGGCATAGGAATTCAATATATAGAGTTATGCCAATTTCTCAGCTATCTATATTTGATAGAGAAATCGAACCGATTCAGAAGCCATTAATTGAGAAAGATAAAGAAGCAAGTGAAAGGGAAGCAGCATTAGCGGATTTATTAGCAGAATTGTGA
- a CDS encoding protein-export chaperone SecB yields MASKLDINKVIVEQSIYKTNLKYNYELNEIDPEIGFEVEVLIAQSDETKGIIKLECHINDELPLEEVPFNLKVVLLGHFKTEQGDKFENYILNAISILFPYMRAHISTLTAISGQRPLMIPSVNVVELLKEKAEKNN; encoded by the coding sequence TTGGCTAGTAAATTAGATATTAATAAAGTAATAGTAGAACAATCAATTTATAAAACTAACCTTAAATATAATTACGAATTAAATGAAATTGATCCAGAAATAGGCTTTGAGGTAGAGGTTCTAATTGCTCAATCTGATGAGACTAAGGGTATTATTAAATTAGAATGTCATATTAATGATGAGTTACCACTTGAGGAAGTTCCTTTTAATCTTAAAGTAGTTTTATTAGGCCACTTTAAAACAGAACAAGGCGATAAATTTGAAAATTATATCCTTAATGCTATCAGCATTTTATTCCCGTATATGAGAGCTCATATTTCCACATTAACAGCAATTTCTGGTCAAAGACCATTAATGATACCATCAGTAAATGTTGTTGAATTGCTTAAAGAAAAAGCAGAGAAAAATAATTAA
- a CDS encoding SDR family oxidoreductase, producing the protein MSNIQNKVIIITGASSGMGKATATLLAERGAKVVVGARRKRQLDELVTTITSNGGSASFQVTDVTNRSDVENLVKHAINTYGKVDVMINNAGVMPISPLDDLLVEDWENMIDVNIKGVLYGIAAALPVFRRQGSGHFINIASTAGHKTVPNQSVYSGTKYAVRAISEGLRQEAGDKLRVTIISPGMTRTDVVDSMTNPEVKAQLEDIAMPADTIAQSIAFAIEQPAEIDVNEVIVRPTAQG; encoded by the coding sequence GTGTCAAATATTCAAAACAAAGTCATTATCATTACCGGCGCAAGCAGCGGAATGGGAAAAGCAACTGCAACTTTGCTGGCAGAGAGAGGTGCTAAGGTAGTAGTTGGCGCGAGAAGAAAACGACAACTTGATGAGTTGGTCACCACTATTACTTCCAATGGTGGTTCAGCAAGTTTTCAAGTAACGGATGTGACAAATCGCAGCGATGTTGAAAATTTGGTGAAACATGCTATAAATACCTATGGAAAAGTTGATGTAATGATAAATAATGCCGGTGTTATGCCGATTTCTCCCCTTGACGACCTGCTCGTCGAGGATTGGGAAAATATGATCGATGTCAACATTAAAGGCGTTTTGTATGGCATTGCAGCAGCACTGCCTGTATTCCGCAGGCAGGGTAGCGGACATTTTATTAACATTGCTTCTACTGCAGGACATAAGACTGTACCAAACCAATCGGTCTATTCAGGTACGAAGTACGCTGTACGTGCCATCTCAGAAGGTTTGCGGCAAGAAGCGGGTGATAAACTGCGGGTGACGATCATTTCACCAGGTATGACGCGGACGGATGTCGTGGATTCTATGACAAATCCGGAGGTAAAAGCCCAGCTTGAGGACATTGCTATGCCTGCAGACACAATCGCCCAATCGATTGCATTTGCAATTGAACAACCGGCTGAGATTGATGTGAACGAGGTCATTGTCCGCCCCACTGCGCAGGGGTAA
- a CDS encoding Arm DNA-binding domain-containing protein, with the protein MAYFRKRSNGKWTYTVSLGIDPLTKKQIQKTKSGFATKKDAV; encoded by the coding sequence TTGGCATATTTTCGAAAACGGAGCAATGGAAAATGGACTTATACAGTATCTCTGGGTATCGATCCACTTACTAAGAAGCAGATTCAGAAAACAAAGTCTGGCTTCGCAACAAAAAAAGATGCGGTTTAG
- a CDS encoding DUF418 domain-containing protein codes for MSVIIFNGYGFRLFGQVSKTQGVGMAIVIYTVQVMLSYLILKKFNQGPLEFVWRKWTYGGTEKKSKAA; via the coding sequence ATGTCGGTAATCATTTTTAATGGCTATGGCTTCAGACTTTTTGGCCAGGTATCAAAAACGCAGGGAGTCGGAATGGCCATTGTTATCTATACGGTGCAGGTTATGCTCAGCTACTTGATTCTTAAGAAGTTTAATCAAGGTCCGCTTGAATTTGTCTGGAGAAAGTGGACATATGGAGGGACCGAAAAGAAATCAAAAGCGGCTTAA